The Synechococcales cyanobacterium T60_A2020_003 genome includes the window GGAAGCAGCAATCGAATACTTCCCCAGGTAAGCATTACGCTAAGCGTTCATTCTTCAGACTTTTGAACATATGAAATTGACTTAAATTTGCATAACTAAATTCTAAATCCTAGGAGTATCACAGTAAATTTTGAATTGCTTATGAATACCTAATAAAAACTTAATTATAAAATTCTAATTGCAAGCACATTTCTATCATAACCATAGTTAGGCTGACAGTAAATTGACTCAGCCGCCGCATAATAAGATGTCTTTATAGCTCATATTTATCAACTTTAATCAAAACCATTATCGGTACTTTAAAACTGAATTAAGGGCGATCGCATCCTAGATTTCGAGTAATTACCAATCGTCAATCTAAGCGATCACATGAACGTATCCAAAAAGAGAGATTTGTACAAGCCAGATACTCGCTAATTCTCGGAGCCTGAACTTAAATTACTCACTCAACATCTTCATTTCAGTTGTCCGGTTTGTCTCAACGAGCCTCGGAAATTAATAAGCTGACACGATGTGCAACTCTCATCCCAACCCTTATCCCCAAGAGGAAGCGCTTTCGGATCGTTCTGGTTCCCTCTCCCAAGGGGCTAGGGTAGGGGCAGTCTTTGCCAAGGGCTCGGTAAACGGCGCACATCACGTATATTTGAGTAATTTTGAAAAAGGTAAGCGATCGCCCATCAGTCCCTATCCCCCCGTCATGAGCACCATCATTGAGATTCGAGATAGGTTTGGCGAAGTCTTAAAGCGATATGCTAGTTCCGATGCAACCTTGGGACTTCGAGGTGCGGTCATGGAAGGGGCTGAATTAACAGGCGCACAGTTAGCAGGTATGGATATGGAAAGAATCGACCTCTACTGAGCCATTCTGTTCCAGGCCAACCTCGAAGGGGCAAATCTCAAGAATGCAAATCTTCAAGGCGCAGACTTAAAAGAAGCCAATTTAGTCAACGCAAATCTAGAGGGAGCTAACCTCAGACGCGATAACCTTGGCGGATCCACCCCTCTAGAGGGAGCCAATCTCACAGGCGCAATCCTCACGAATACCCATCTCGATGGCGCAACCTATAACGCCCAAACCATCTTCCCACCTGGCTTTGATCCCCGCAAAGCCAATATGATTCCAACCCGTCTCCCCTGTTCCCCAGTCCTGAGCTTCTTTCTACAAGGGTGCGATCGCGCCTCCACGATCCATTAAAATATGTAAAGAATTTAAGAAGAGCAGAGAACACAGATGCGGGTTGCGATCGTTGGGGCAGGCTTGGCCGGATTGGCGACAGCCGTGGAGCTAGTCGATGCAGGACACGAAGTCGAAATCTTTGAATCTCGTCCATTCGTGGGCGGCAAGGTGGGTAGTTGGGTCGATCCCGACGGCAACCATATTGAGATGGGGCTACATGTTTTCTTCGGCTGCTACTACAACCTGTTCGCGCTGATGGAAAAGGTCGGTGCGATCAATAACCTGCGGTTGAAAGACCACATCCACACCTTTGTCAATCGCGGCGGTGAATTGGGTTCCCTAGACTTTCGCTTCATCACAGGTGCTCCCTTCAACGGACTCAAAGCCTTCTTTACCACAAGCCAGTTGTCCCTCCGGGATAAGGCGCAAAATGCGATCGCCCTAGGCATTAGTCCCCTCGTGCGAGGACTGATCGATTTTGACGGAGCCATGAATAGCATTCGCGCACTAGACGATATTAGCTTTGCCGATTGGTTCCGCCAGCACGGTGGCTCAAACGGCAGCCTCAAGCGCATGTGGAACCCGATCGCCTACGCCCTCGGCTTTATTGACACCGAAAACATTTCCGCCCGGTGTATGCTCACCATCTTCCAGTTCTTTGCCGCCAAAACCGAAGCCTCTGTGCTGCGCATGCTGGAAGGGTCACCCCACGAATATCTCCATCAGCCCATCTTGGATTATCTGGAGAAAAAAGGCGCAAAGGTTCACACCCGGCGTGGCGTGCGGGAAGTCTTCTATGAAGGCGAAGGTGCGGATTTGAAAGTCACAGGTTTGGCGATCGCCAAAGGGGATGAGGTCGAAACCATCACTGCAGACACCTATGTTTGCGCCTGCGACGTTCCCGGCATTCAGCGACTCCTGCCCCAAGATTGGCGCAGCATCGACTTTTTCGACAAGATCTACAAACTAGAAGCTGTACCTGTGGCAACGGTGCAACTGCGCTTTGATGGCTGGGTTACCGAACTCCATAGCGACCAAGAACGCACGCAGCTTGACCACGCGGCAGGAATCGACAACCTGCTATACACCCCCGATGCAGACTTCTCCTGCTTCTCCGACCTCGCCCTTTCCAGCCCCGGCAGCTACTACCGCGAAGGCGAAGGCTCCCTGCTGCAACTGGTGCTGACGCCTGGTGATCCCTTTATTAAGGAAAGCAATGAGGCGATCGCCCAACACACCCTGAAGCAGGTTCGCGACCTGTTCCCCTCGGCGCGGGATCTCAACATGACCTGGTATAGCGTGGTTAAACTGGCACAGTCCCTTTACCGCGAAGGCCCTGGTATGGATCCCTACCGTCCCAGTCAGAAAACGCCGATTTCTAACTTCTTCTTAGCCGGAAGCTACACCCAGCAGGACTATATCGATAGTATGGAGGGGGCAACCATCTCTGGAAAGCAGGCTGCTGCCGCGATTCTTGAACCCACCGGATATAAGGTTCAAGGTGTAGGACTTTTTAAGTATTGATTCTTTTGTCGTTGAGACCACCCTATCCCAAAGCGCACTATGACGAACTGGCTTGAACATACGGTTCAGATCGAGGTAGAAACGCCAATTCAGGTGGTCTGGGATCTGTGGTCAGATCTGGAGCAGATGCCCCGCTGGATGAAGTGGATCGATTCGGTTCAAATTCTAGACGAGGATCCCGATTTATCCCGATGGAAACTGGCCTCTGGTGGATTTGAGTTCAGTTGGCTCTCTCGCATTGTCCGCCTGGTACACCATCAGATCATTCAATGGGAATCGGTCGATGGCTTACCAAATCGAGGTGCGATTCGCTTCTACGATCGCGGCGATCACAGCATCGTTAAGCTCACCGTCGCCTACGCGATTCCTGGTGCATTGGGAAAAATCATGGACAACTTGTTTTTAGGCCGCATTGTCGAATCCAACATCCAGGCTGATTTAGAGAAGTTTAGAACCTACGCTCTCAAATCGGTCGAACATTCCTCTGATCCCGCTTAACCCCCGATCCTCGATAAAGAAATGTAAACTAGAAGCGTCCGCGTCCCTGACATTCCTTCATGAGCCATCCTTCCTTTCAACCTCCGGTAGCCCTCAAAAACGGCTATTCCATGACGCTCTACACGGCATTAAAACTCAGTCGAGAATGGCATAAATTTAGCGCAGATCCAGAGCCGATCCATCACCCTCATATTTTTACTGGCGCAGGAGGGGTACCCATTTTTGGGCAGGTCTCCATTCCTGAAAATCCCAAGGGAACTATTGTCGGCACCTATGGCATTACCGGAAGCTTATCTGATCAATGGTTTTTAAACATCCTACGGCGGAAAGCCTTTGCCCAAGGGTATGCGGTCGTGCTGTTTGACTGGCGCGCCCACGGCAAAACTGCCGAGCTATCGCCGACCCTAACCTCCGATGGTTTATACGAGGGCGAAGATTTTGTCCGTATTGCCGCCGCCGCGAAGACGCTGGGATGTCCCGCCCCTTTCTGGTTTACAGGCTATTCCCTGGGTGGCCAGTTAGCGCTCTGGGGCGTAGAAGCGGCTCAAACCCTTAACGTCTGGGGAGCAGACCTCAATCTCAAATCATCAGAGTTAGGCGGTGGCGCTGTCGTTTGTCCCAGCGTAGACTCCAATCGATCGCTCAAATACCTCATGGACAATCATCTAGGGCGTCAGTTGGAGCAAGCTATCACTAGACAATTGAAAAAATTGGCATGGCAAATTTATAGTTGGCACCCAGATTCAATCGATCGTGCGGCTCTGGAACGGGTGGATAGCATTTGGGCGTTTGATCATGAACTGGTTATTAGCCGATTAAACTTTGCCTCCGTGGAAGACTACTACGACGCATCTAGTCCGCTCCATCGTCTTCCCCATCTGACTAAGCCTACTTTGATCCTGTACGCAGCCGACGATCCCATGTTTGATCCCAGCATTGTGCCTGATTTACAAACTATCAGTGCTGAAAATCGGGCAATTGACTTGAGACTCACAACCTATGGAGGACACGTCGGCTATTTCAGCAGTCAAACCTGCCAACAGCAATTTCAGGATCCCGATCCCTGGTGGGCATGGAACCGAGTCTTGGAATGGATCCACCAACAATCTCAAGTTGCTTCCTCGGCTCCTTCCGTTGTCGAGATCCAGTGAATCGTTAGACCCATGCCCAACATTCGCATTCCTTGCCCATCTAAGAGTGGACAACTGTAACATTCCGTTTCAGAATCAACATGTTTTCGGATCAAACTGTGATTCTGAATCCACAAAATTCTAAATTTCTTAATTTCATGCTTATAATCTGTACAGGATTCTTAGCCTTACTCAATAAGGTCTTCAATATTTCCCTACCTTAATTCAGTAAGAAGATTGAGTAGTCAATACAGCCGTTCAGTTATAGCGCACAATGCCTCGGATACTCGTTATTGATGATGATGCTGCAATTTCAGAACTCGTTGCAGTGAACCTGGAAATGGCTGGCTATGATGTCAGCCAAGCATCCGATGGTATAAAAGGTCAGGCACTTGCTCTTCAGCTTATGCCCGATCTGATTATGCTGGACTTGATGCTGCCAAAAGTCGATGGATTCACCGTCTGCCAGCGTCTACGCCGCGACGAACGGACAGCAGACATTCCCGTATTGATGCTGACAGCGCTGGGGCAAACCCAAGACAAAGTTGAAGGATTTAATGCTGGGGCTGATGATTATCTGACCAAACCCTTTGAAGTTGAAGAAATGCTGGCGCGGGTGCGGGCTCTCTTACGTCGAACCGATCGCATCCCTCAAGCCGCAAAACACGCAGAAATTTTGAACTATGGGCCCTTAACCCTGGTTCCAGAACGGTTAGAAGCCATTTGGTTTGATCGTGTGGTCAAACTTACGCACCTAGAGTTTGAATTGCTGCACTGTTTGCTCCAGCGGCACGGACAAACGGTGTCGCCCAGTGAAATCTTGAAAGAAGTATGGGGCTATGATCCCGATGACGATATTGAAACAATTCGCGTTCATGTCCGTCATCTTCGCACCAAGCTTGAGCCTGACCCTCGGCATCCTCGGTACATTAAAACGGTCTATGGCGCAGGGTATTGTCTAGAGCTACCACCCGGTGTAGTGCAAGCGACGGGTACGGAGTCATAACGCCTTCCTAACTAGAGATGTTTGATCCATAATTGATGGCTGCTCTAGCAATAGCGCGAAATATCTTCTCCACATTCATCGGCTAGATAGCACAACGCTCGAAATCGTAGCCCAACAATCTCTTCGTAAAGAGGATTGAGTTTGCACATGGGTGGGATATGGAAGATCACACGTCCGAACACGGCAACATCCCGCTCAAACGGACACTGAGCCGGAACGAGTTGACATACTTGATGGGCAAATTGCGGATTAGAAAACTGAATACCGTTCAACCAACTCCGCAAGGGTTTGAGGAGATCAATAGGCGTGAAAAGGACTGCAAACCGAGAAGGTTTACGGTGAGACGTAGCAATGCTGCTGGAATTCAAGTTTTCTGGAGTTGTCCAGCCCCAGCTAATTATGGGTTTCGACGGTGAGATCGGTTCAACATTATTCATCGTGCGCTCCTCACTAAAGTCAGGTTCAGGGCAGTGGTACCGATGATCGTTACGGGTCTTCATAGAGCTACAGTGGATTTGAAGCGAATTCCATTCCATGTCATCGAATGGTGAGTTGTTTCAGGCGATCGCCATCAATGGGATCTACGAGTTTTACTTCTATTGTTATGAATCATTACGGTTCTATGATTCCCCCATCCGGGGCATTTAGGCTGCGTATTCTTACTAAACTTTTTTAGGGAGTCCTCATCTTGTCCGCAAGCCTACGAGGGTAAGGAGGCACCATCATCTCCAAGCAAGAACGCGCGATCGCCCATTAAAAAGGCCGCCAATCCTACAATTCGGATCAACGGCCAATGTGGTTAGCGTGTTTCAAGGCAACTCACGCTGGGCGATCGCCTAAAGCAGGTGATCTAGGACGCAACTTTTTCTGCCGTGCGCTGCCGACGCGATGACGTTTTGACCGGAGGCTCAATCGGCGATTGCAGCAGTACGACCACTAGGGGATTACTCTTTAACTCTCGCCGCAACAGCCGACGTATCTCCATTTCGATTTGGGCTTGAAGCTTCGTCCAATCAACGTCTAGCTCATCGGGACTAAAGCTGTGAGTAACGTCCTTCCAGCGATCGCTCAAAACCGATTCAATCGTCTCAAAAACCATCGTTTCCATCCGGGCAGGTTCAATGGTAGTCGCCACACCCCGCAGATTCAACTCTGGGCGAGCCATCATCTTGCCATCCCAATTCACAGCAAGAGCAACCGTCACGATACCGTCCTCTGCAATATGCTGACGTTCTTTCAGCACATTCTTCTGCACCATTCCCACCCGCGAGGAATCGACTAGCTCAATACCCGATGGCACTTTTCCGGCAATCTGAATCGACTCTTGGGTGATCTCAACGATATCGCCGTTGTCCACAATCACCATATTTTCAGCCGGAATTCCCATGCTCTGAGCCGTTTGGGAGTGTTTCACCAACATCCGGTGTTCGCCATGTACAGGCACAAAGAACTTCGGCTTGGTCAGCGCCAACATTAGCTTTTGATCCTCTTGGGACGCGTGACCCGAAACATGAATGCCTTCGCCGCGCCCGTAGACAACTTTCGCACCGAGCATCATCAGCTTGTCAATCGTGTTGACCACTGCGATGGTGTTCCCTGGAATCGGGTTTGCCGAGAAGACCACGGTATCGCCTTCACGGATCTTCACTTGGCGGTGCTCTTGATTCGCAATCCGGGTCATCGCTGCCATCGGCTCTCCTTGCGATCCGGTCGTTAAAATCAAGACGCCTTCATCAGGGAGTTTATTCGCCGCGTTCAAGGGCACAAACAAATCGTCCCGACACTTGATATAGCCAAGGTTGCGAGCATGGGCAATCACGTTCAGCATAGAACGCCCCAGCACCGATACCACCCGATTATGCTTTTCCGCCAGTTCCAGAATCATGTTGATCCGGTGGACGGACGACGCAAAGGTCGTGACAATCAATCGTCCCTGCGCTTTTCCGAAGACTCGATCCAGATTCGGGAAGACCGATCGCTCGGATGGCGTAAAACCAGGAATTTCTGAGTTTGTCGAGTCACTGAGTAAGCACAGCACTCCTTTCTCGCCATACTCTGCTAATTTCTGAAAATCAAAGAACTCCCCATCGACTGGGGTATGGTCTACCTTGAAATCGCCTGAGTGGATGACGACACCCAAGGGGGTATGGATCGCCAAGGTGAAACTGTCGGCAATCGAGTGGGTGTTGCGAATGTACTCGACAAAGAAAGATTTCCCAACTCGCACAATATCGCGCGGGCGAACCGTTCTTAGCTCTGTGCGATCGCTCACGCCCGCTTCTTCGAGCTTATCCTCCAGCAACGCCATCGCGAGACGAGGGCCGTAGATCACGGGGATATCAAATTGCTTGAGGTGAAAGGCGATCCCCCCAATGTGGTCTTCATGGCCGTGGGTGACCACCATTCCCTTAATCTTGTGGCTGTTTTCGCGCAGATAGGTAATGTCAGGCAAAACCAAGTTCACGCCATGCATTCCGTCCGTTGGGAAGGCCAAGCCTGCGTCGAGAAGCAAAATCTCGTCGTTAATTTCAAACACGCAAGTGTTTTTGCCAATTTCGTGGAGTCCGCCGAGCGGAATAATTTTCAATGCTGATGTTGTTTCAGTTCGACTCATAAGTAACCGTGTATCCGTAATAAAGTGTCAGTAGACGTTGAGAAATCTGATGATGAAATAAACGTCTTCAGTTCTGTCGTAAAAGCTAGATTCAACCCGGAGACCAAAATCGAGCGATCGCTCCGAATTCAGCCCTAATCAAGCTTCAGTATGGTGGAGATATACCCCCCTATTCAGTTGTCAAACACCTTGAGGCAGCAATCCTAACGTTGCCATAACAGATTGCACCTGCTGCACGACGTCTGAGGGTGCATCAGAAAGAGGTAAGCGAGTCCGCCCCACTGTCCAACCTTGGAGCGCCATTGCCGCTTTTACAGGAATCGGATTGGTTGTGACAAACAAAACTTTAAACAGCGGCAGCAACTGTAAATGGATAGAAAGTGCCATGTCGGGATCCCCCGTTTGAAAGGCGCGAATCATGTCCTGAATTAAATCGCCCACCAGATGACTAGCTACACTAATCACCCCGCAGGCTCCGACCGCAAGCATGGGAAGCGTTAACGAATCATCCCCTGAGTAAATCTTGAATTCAGCAGGCGTCAATGCACGAATCTGACTAACCTGATCCAAACTGCCGCTTGCTTCCTTAACCGCCACTACATTTTCAAGTTCAGCTAAGCGAGCAATAGTTTCAGGAGCAAGATTCTGCCCCGTACGCCCCGGAATGTTGTACAGCACCATGGGCATCTCTGGAACAGACTCGGCGATCGCCCGAAAATGTTGGTATAGCCCCTCCTGAGGCGGTTTATTATAATAGGGAACAACCTGAAGTGTCCCATCTAAACCGAGCCGACTGGCCTTTTCGGTGGCTTCAACGGCTTCTCGTGTCGAATTCGAGCCAGTGCCCGCTACAACTTTCGCTTTTCCAGTCACCGCCTTCTGAATGACGCGAAATAGTTCGTATTCTTCATCCCAGGTCAACGTCGGCGACTCTCCCGTTGTACCGCATACGACTAGCGTGTCACTACCGTGATTTGCCAAATGGATCGCGAGTTTTTCTGCGGTGGCGTAATCCACTTGACCTTCAGGGGTAAAGGGCGTGATCATCGCCGTCATCACTCGTCCAAAATCTACCACACTCTACTCCTCAAGCGTTGCATCGTCGTCTGTGGCATACCCTAATGAGTAGCGATCGCTTCACGAGTCTGAGCTTGGGGCAGCCAGTTATTGCTGATCAATAGTTCTGCAATTTGAACTGCGTTCAGTGCCGCACCCTTCCGGATTTGGTCACCACTAATCCAAAGCTCTAACGCGGATTCATTAGACAAATCCTGACGAATGCGCCCAACTAAAACGTCATCCTGACCACTAGCATCCATAGGCATAGGGAAATAGTTCTGAGTCCAGTCTTCCACTAATTTCACGCCCGGTGCATGGCTCAGCGCAGCACGCGCAGCTTCTACAGAAATAGGACGCTCAAACTCCAGATTAAGCGCTTCTGAATGCGCCCGCAATACGGGAACCCGAATACAGGTTGCTGTAACACGAAGATCGGGAACGCCCAAGATCTTGCGCGTTTCGTTGATCATTTTCATCTCTTCCTGGCAATACCCCTGCTCATTCAGCGGCGAATTGTGGGGGAACAGATTAAACGCTAGGGGATAGGGGAAGGCTTCCGTAGAAGGGGTTTGCCCATTGAGAATCGCTTGCGCTTGGGCTTTAACTTCCTCCATCGCCTTTGCGCCTGCACCGCTCGCCGACTGGTAGGTAGCGGCCACAATCCGCCGGAGCGGCTGAATCTTATGCAACGGATACACCGCGATCGCCATCAGGATCGTAGTGCAGTTTGGATTCGCAATAATTCCCGCGTGACTTCTCGCATCATCAGGATTGACCTCTGGCACAATCAGCGGAATGTTTGGATCCATGCGAAATGCACTGGAATTATCGATTACCACTGCGCCTGCCTCTACGGCCTTGTGTGCCCATGCTTTCGAGATACTAGCCCCCGCCGACGCCAGCACAATATCAATTTGATCAAAGGCGCGATCGTCCACCGCCTCCACCCGAATATCTTCCCCTCGATACGCCAACGTCCGCCCGGCAGAACGGGGCGATGCCAGCAGACGGAGTTCTGAAACAGGAAAGTTCCGAGTTTCTAGTAGGCTCAGCAACTCTACACCTACGGCTCCAGTTGCGCCTAAAATTGCGACTCGATAGGATTGCGGCAAATTCACATCCTCCAAATTAAGACTCTATGTTGTTGAGATGATATTGAAAACTTTTGTAAATAGACCGAACAGGGGTAAAGTGTTGAACATTTTTAATTATTAACCCTAGCAGTAGCATCGGCTCTGCTGCAATCTACGAAGACTACATGATTCGTGCGGCCCACCTAGAGCCAACTGCTAAGCTTTGTCTCTATCTAGAGACACAAAAGTTATGCCTGCGTAATTTTTATATTCGTTTCAGCTCTGCTGAGACCACACTGTATTTACGGATGTATCTTTATCCTATCTCCTTTTCACCATCTACATAATCTGTGCACAATCAAAGATTCGATTCAATTGTAAAGAAGCTTGTTCCCAAATCCTGTGTCCGCCCACTACGACCTCGCTTTTCCCTCAAGCCGACTAATGCTCACTCACTTCTACATTATTTATAGACTTTTATAAGAAGAGAGGCCAAACGACTTCAATCACCCATCCTGCCAAGTTAGCCAATTTATCACGGCAATCAGTTGTCAGAGACGAGCACCTCGCACTCCATCAGGGCGTCAAATCAAGGCGTCAATGTCACTAAAAAAACACTAAATCACTCCCTTAGTTCTGGTGACTAGGAACCATAATCGGCTAACATAGCATACTGCAGAGTGAAACAAGACACCTCCGTAACGCGATCGCCAGCAACGGGAAAATGCTTGTGCATCGAGGAAAGCAGCGACTGTTTAATCTGCATGACATCTAATGTACCCTAAAAGTTCACGGCGCTACTAATGAAAGTTACCCAGGAAAAGCTTCCCGCTAGTCAAATCGGCCTTGAAATTGAAATACCGCCAGAGGTTGCCCAGCAAGCGTATGACAAGGTTCTCCAAACCTTCATGCGCTCTGCCAATATTCCTGGGTTTCGTAAGGGTAAGGTTCCCAAGCAAGTTCTCATCCAACGCTTTGGATCCAGCCAAATTAAGGCTGCCGCTGTCGAAGAGCTTGTACAGGACAGTTTTCGGCAAGCTATTGAACAAGAAAAAATTGAGGCGATCGGCAATTTTCAACTTCGCTCCTCGTTCGACGATTTGATCCAGCAATTTCAGCCTGGATCGCCCCTCACGTTCTCGGCAGCGGTTGATGTTCCTCCTAAAGTGATCCTTAAGCAATACAAAGGATTAAGCGTCAAGGCGGAGGAAGTGACGTACGACGAAAAGCGCGTTGACTCCGTTCTTGAAGGCTACCAAAATCGGATGGCGACCTTAGTACCTGTTGAAGATCGAGCGGCCCAGGAGGGGGATATTGCCGTTGTTGACTTTATAGGTCGTTTGAAACCTGCAGAGGGCAGTGACGAAGAGCCAGAGGAATTTTCAGGGGGCAACGCAACCGACTTTCAGGTTGAGCTTACAGAGGGACGTTTCATCCCTGGCTTTATTGAAGGCATCGTCGGGATGAAAATCGACGAAACAAAAGATGTAGAAACCGCGTTCCCAGATGACTATTCCCAGGAGGATTTAGCCGGAAAAGCCGTCGTTTTCACAGTCACCCTTAAAGAAATTAAAGAGCGAGAGCTCCCTGACCTAGATGACGACTTTGCCCAAGACGTTAGCGAGTTTGAGACGATCGCAGAGTTTCGCCAGTCCTTGGAAGAGCGTTACCAGAAAGAGGCAGAAGATGCTACCAGTGCCAACAAGGAAAAAGCATTGCTAGACGAGTTAGCTAAGCACATCGAAGTTGAGGTTCCTGAAACGATGATTCAGCAAGAGGTTGACCAAATGCTGACCCAAACGGCCATGAGCTTAGCTAATCAGGGTATCGATATTAAAAAATTGTTTACCCGTGAAATTGTTCAACGCTTGCGTGAGCAGTCTCGACCCGATGCGATCGCCCAAATCCAGCGATCGCTCGCCGTGGCCGAAGTGGCAAAGCAAGAATCCATCACCGTAGCAGATGATGAACTCAACGCCAAGATGCAGGAGGTGATTGAGGACAGTCAGCAAGATCCAGAATCTATTGATATGGCTCGACTCAAGTCCCTAGTGGAGGAAGAGCTGATCCGGGAAAAAGTGGTCGCCTTCTTAGAGGAAAATGGCACGGTTGAGCTAGTCCCGCAAGGATCTCTGACTGAACCTGAAGAAGAATCCGAAGCCAATACTACAGCCGTTGAGGTTGAGGAGGTAGCCGAGTCTGCTAGTGATGCGGTGGTTGAGATAGACGCAGCGGAAGCCGACATGTCGGCCACTGCTGAGGTAGCATCAGAGGCTGAAGAGCAACCGAAAGCAACCTCCAAGAGTACGGCGAAGAAGACGAAAAGTAAGCCTAAATCGTCTAAAGAGTAAAGTCTAGGGTGAGGAAAGTTTGGAGATCGTCATCCTCTCAAACTTTCCTTGGCGCAAATATAAATTTTTTGTTGCGTTCGCCTTAAAAAATGGAGGGATTCTGTAGGGTAAAAGACTAAGGCATCTCTCCCTGTAACCATTTTCTACAGATCTCAAACACCCTGTTAGGATTCAGTCAGTTCCAAAAGACTTAGGGCATAATAAATTGAAGATAGGGCATTTCCCATCAAGGTTCGTACACTGAACTTGGGACGCTGTAGTAACTAGCGTATTGCTAGCCTCTATGCGCTCTAGCTGCATTTGTAGATTTACTTATTCGCGGAACGGCTCCAGCTTGTTATGGTTTTCTCGCAGTCCGATTTCAACATGAACGCAGCATTTCCTCGACTTAACATTTCTTCCACCTCGCATTTTGCGCCCCAAAGCGTCATTCCGATGGTGGTTGAGCAATCCGGACGAGGGGAACGCGCTTTTGATATCTATTCTCGACTGCTTCGGGAGCGCATTGTTTTTCTGGGAACCCCGGTAGATGATATGGTTGCTGACTCGATCGTGGCTCAGCTCCTCTTCCTTGATGCTGAAGAACCCGAAAAAGATATCCAGCTCTATATCAACTCTCCTGGTGGATCCGTCACTGCGGGTATGGCAATTTATGACACGATGCAACAGGTTCGACCTGATGTTGTTACCATTTGCTATGGTCTTGCTGCTAGCATGGGAGCGTTCTTGCTATCCGGGGGCGCGAAGGGTAAGCGACTTTCATTGCCAAACTCGCGCATCATGATTCACCAACCGCTGGGAGGTGCGCAAGGGCAAGCTGTGGATATTGAAATTCAGGCCAAGGAAATTTTGTACCACAAGCGTAAGCTCAACGAACTGCTTGCACAGCACACAGGTCAGCCCTACGAAAAAATTGAGGCGGATACAGAGCGAGATTTCTTTATGTCCGCAGCAGAAGCCAAAGATTATGGGCTGATTGATCAAGTAGTTTCACGTCAAGATTTGGTTAATCCAGTCGATTCTGTTGCTCCGGTGAACTAAGAGGCGCTTATGTCTAAGTACGACTCTCATCTCAAATGCTCATTCTGTGGAAAATCCCAGGAGCAAGTTCGCAAACTGATTGCTGGTCCAGGAGTTTATATTTGTGATGAGTGT containing:
- a CDS encoding trigger factor, whose protein sequence is MKVTQEKLPASQIGLEIEIPPEVAQQAYDKVLQTFMRSANIPGFRKGKVPKQVLIQRFGSSQIKAAAVEELVQDSFRQAIEQEKIEAIGNFQLRSSFDDLIQQFQPGSPLTFSAAVDVPPKVILKQYKGLSVKAEEVTYDEKRVDSVLEGYQNRMATLVPVEDRAAQEGDIAVVDFIGRLKPAEGSDEEPEEFSGGNATDFQVELTEGRFIPGFIEGIVGMKIDETKDVETAFPDDYSQEDLAGKAVVFTVTLKEIKERELPDLDDDFAQDVSEFETIAEFRQSLEERYQKEAEDATSANKEKALLDELAKHIEVEVPETMIQQEVDQMLTQTAMSLANQGIDIKKLFTREIVQRLREQSRPDAIAQIQRSLAVAEVAKQESITVADDELNAKMQEVIEDSQQDPESIDMARLKSLVEEELIREKVVAFLEENGTVELVPQGSLTEPEEESEANTTAVEVEEVAESASDAVVEIDAAEADMSATAEVASEAEEQPKATSKSTAKKTKSKPKSSKE
- a CDS encoding aspartate-semialdehyde dehydrogenase, with the protein product MPQSYRVAILGATGAVGVELLSLLETRNFPVSELRLLASPRSAGRTLAYRGEDIRVEAVDDRAFDQIDIVLASAGASISKAWAHKAVEAGAVVIDNSSAFRMDPNIPLIVPEVNPDDARSHAGIIANPNCTTILMAIAVYPLHKIQPLRRIVAATYQSASGAGAKAMEEVKAQAQAILNGQTPSTEAFPYPLAFNLFPHNSPLNEQGYCQEEMKMINETRKILGVPDLRVTATCIRVPVLRAHSEALNLEFERPISVEAARAALSHAPGVKLVEDWTQNYFPMPMDASGQDDVLVGRIRQDLSNESALELWISGDQIRKGAALNAVQIAELLISNNWLPQAQTREAIATH
- the clpP gene encoding ATP-dependent Clp endopeptidase proteolytic subunit ClpP, which codes for MVFSQSDFNMNAAFPRLNISSTSHFAPQSVIPMVVEQSGRGERAFDIYSRLLRERIVFLGTPVDDMVADSIVAQLLFLDAEEPEKDIQLYINSPGGSVTAGMAIYDTMQQVRPDVVTICYGLAASMGAFLLSGGAKGKRLSLPNSRIMIHQPLGGAQGQAVDIEIQAKEILYHKRKLNELLAQHTGQPYEKIEADTERDFFMSAAEAKDYGLIDQVVSRQDLVNPVDSVAPVN
- the dapA gene encoding 4-hydroxy-tetrahydrodipicolinate synthase, which produces MVDFGRVMTAMITPFTPEGQVDYATAEKLAIHLANHGSDTLVVCGTTGESPTLTWDEEYELFRVIQKAVTGKAKVVAGTGSNSTREAVEATEKASRLGLDGTLQVVPYYNKPPQEGLYQHFRAIAESVPEMPMVLYNIPGRTGQNLAPETIARLAELENVVAVKEASGSLDQVSQIRALTPAEFKIYSGDDSLTLPMLAVGACGVISVASHLVGDLIQDMIRAFQTGDPDMALSIHLQLLPLFKVLFVTTNPIPVKAAMALQGWTVGRTRLPLSDAPSDVVQQVQSVMATLGLLPQGV